A window of Flavobacterium flavigenum contains these coding sequences:
- a CDS encoding dipeptidase: MENIKSYVQQHKDRFINELIELLKIPSVSADTAYSQDVIDTAEAVKASLSQAGCDLVETCDTPGYPIIYGEKIIDPNLPTVLVYGHYDVQPPDPMELWTSPPFEPVIKTTDIHPDGAIFARGACDDKGQMYMHVKALEYMVQSNTLPCNVKFMIEGEEEVGSASLAWFVERNQEKLKNDVILISDTGMISNQQPSITTGLRGLSYVEVEVTGPNRDLHSGLYGGAVANPINILAKMIASLHDEDNHITIPGFYDKVQELSAEERAEMAKAPFSLEKYKNALNIADVYGEKGYVTNERNSIRPTLDVNGIWGGYTGEGAKTVIASKAYAKISMRLVPNQDWHEITELFTKHFTSIAPAGVTVKVTPHHGGQGYVTPIDSIGYKAANMAYTETFGVPAIPVRSGGSIPIVALFEKELKSKTILMGFGLDSDAIHSPNEHFGIFNYLKGIETIPLFYKYFVELSK, from the coding sequence AAGCAAGTTTATCACAAGCGGGCTGCGATTTAGTCGAAACTTGCGACACTCCGGGTTATCCAATTATCTACGGAGAGAAAATAATCGACCCCAATCTTCCTACTGTTTTAGTGTACGGACACTACGATGTTCAGCCGCCGGACCCAATGGAATTATGGACTTCACCACCTTTCGAACCTGTTATCAAAACAACCGATATCCATCCTGATGGCGCTATTTTCGCCCGTGGTGCCTGCGACGACAAAGGTCAGATGTATATGCACGTAAAAGCCCTTGAATATATGGTACAAAGCAACACACTGCCTTGTAACGTAAAATTCATGATCGAAGGCGAAGAAGAAGTAGGTTCGGCAAGTCTGGCCTGGTTCGTAGAACGCAATCAGGAAAAACTGAAAAATGATGTAATCCTGATTTCAGATACCGGAATGATTTCCAACCAACAGCCATCCATTACGACTGGTTTAAGAGGCTTGAGTTATGTTGAAGTTGAAGTTACAGGACCAAACCGTGACTTGCATTCAGGTCTTTATGGTGGGGCAGTGGCTAACCCAATTAATATTCTGGCAAAAATGATCGCTTCACTTCACGACGAAGACAATCATATTACGATTCCTGGCTTCTACGATAAAGTTCAGGAATTATCAGCTGAAGAAAGGGCCGAAATGGCAAAAGCGCCTTTCAGCTTAGAGAAATATAAAAATGCTTTGAACATCGCTGATGTTTACGGCGAAAAAGGATATGTAACCAACGAACGCAACTCAATCCGTCCGACATTAGACGTAAACGGAATCTGGGGTGGTTACACCGGAGAAGGTGCCAAAACGGTTATTGCCAGCAAAGCATATGCGAAAATTTCTATGCGTCTGGTGCCTAATCAGGACTGGCACGAAATTACAGAACTTTTTACCAAACATTTCACCAGTATTGCTCCGGCAGGAGTTACCGTAAAAGTAACACCGCACCACGGAGGTCAGGGCTATGTTACGCCAATTGACAGTATTGGGTACAAAGCAGCAAATATGGCATATACCGAAACGTTTGGAGTTCCTGCTATTCCGGTTCGTTCCGGCGGAAGTATTCCGATTGTGGCTTTGTTTGAGAAAGAACTAAAAAGCAAAACTATTTTGATGGGATTTGGTTTAGATTCTGATGCTATCCACTCTCCAAATGAACACTTCGGAATCTTTAATTACCTGAAAGGAATCGAGACGATTCCGTTGTTTTATAAATATTTTGTAGAGCTTTCGAAATAA